One genomic region from Salmonirosea aquatica encodes:
- a CDS encoding sigma 54-interacting transcriptional regulator, with the protein MLPVTELSTLPSLLIVEDEFLIANDLRRILMKGGYQIKGVAGSVPEAKEWVNSQRPDIILLDIFLNGQETGIDLAHWLNKQAIPFVFLSANLTDNLLAAAKVTQPFGFLTKPFREKDVLSTLEIARYRHAHSEEAKLRQQQSMQIAVNNAIINIQERELFCEAIAEQINRFVPFSFIIFQIDLPEESSFYWLMLERARDNTFKRINKATLLAQDGEESSIEKHDHKIPDRMGEQTGLFTDDSFDQLCKKYAMARAYRDKFNVRSMALFPIALKRNSLIIITLATTSPTTSFTDTDYQTVSMICPQIALALDNLLAYEELERRRQIKAIELAIANAYRTEESVNTMLVRVAHSINELLPLDLLALYQIDQEQPSENDRIKTIQKNKGRFEPLEFQSLFLYTTISQSARQDALAALRICLAKPTLHVGFQFTNQAIDNVIGELYRKEMGIQSIMYAPIFISDRPAASLILASKSPYAFTYKDLHTLQDINVQMALVLDNVLAFDRIKRLSERLEQEKTYLTDEIKTNHNFGEIIGHSPAIQRVFTHIEQVAATDATVLIMGETGTGKELVARAVHNRSPRKRHAIIKINCAALPAQLIESELFGHERGSFTGATEKRIGKFELANGGTLFLDEIGELPLELQAKILRAIQEKEIERIGGKSTIHIDVRIIAATNRNLQQEVAGGRFRSDLYYRLNVFPILVPPLRERTEDIQMLALHFLKGISKKLGKPLTGIATDSMNQLLTYDWPGNIRELEHVLERAAILSRSTTLELAEPLRSVLLANGPLDTGQRIEHIQPIDDTMRSAILAALTQSGGRIRGRGGAAELLNLKPTTLEARIKKLGISMPPRYTNV; encoded by the coding sequence AGGCCATCCCGTTTGTATTTCTGTCCGCTAATCTGACAGACAACCTGCTCGCAGCAGCTAAGGTGACCCAGCCATTTGGCTTTCTGACCAAACCATTCCGGGAGAAAGATGTGCTCTCGACTCTGGAAATTGCCCGTTATCGCCACGCCCACAGTGAAGAAGCCAAACTGCGGCAACAGCAAAGCATGCAGATTGCCGTCAACAATGCCATTATAAACATACAAGAGCGTGAACTTTTTTGCGAGGCTATCGCGGAACAGATCAATCGATTTGTGCCATTTTCTTTTATTATTTTCCAGATTGATCTTCCTGAAGAATCGTCGTTCTATTGGCTCATGTTGGAAAGAGCCCGCGACAATACTTTTAAGCGAATAAATAAAGCGACATTATTGGCACAGGATGGTGAAGAATCGTCAATTGAGAAACATGATCACAAGATACCGGACCGTATGGGAGAACAAACCGGCCTGTTTACTGACGACTCATTTGACCAGCTTTGTAAGAAGTACGCTATGGCGCGGGCTTATCGGGATAAGTTTAATGTTCGCTCAATGGCTCTGTTCCCTATCGCGTTGAAGCGCAACTCACTCATTATCATTACGCTGGCAACTACATCGCCTACTACTAGCTTTACGGATACGGACTACCAGACGGTGAGTATGATCTGCCCCCAGATTGCACTAGCTTTGGATAATCTTCTGGCTTATGAGGAGCTCGAGAGACGTCGGCAGATCAAGGCTATCGAACTGGCGATTGCTAATGCCTATCGGACTGAGGAAAGTGTAAATACTATGCTGGTGCGGGTGGCTCACTCGATTAATGAATTGTTACCTCTCGATTTATTGGCACTCTACCAAATCGATCAAGAACAACCATCTGAAAATGATAGGATAAAGACAATACAGAAAAACAAGGGACGATTTGAACCACTGGAATTTCAGTCTTTATTCTTATACACTACAATCAGCCAATCAGCCCGGCAGGATGCTCTGGCGGCACTACGTATCTGTCTGGCCAAACCTACTTTACATGTAGGGTTTCAATTTACCAACCAGGCCATCGATAATGTAATTGGTGAGTTATATCGAAAAGAAATGGGGATACAGTCGATCATGTACGCTCCTATTTTCATCAGCGACCGACCAGCCGCCTCGCTTATCCTGGCCAGCAAATCACCGTACGCCTTTACATACAAAGACCTGCACACATTGCAAGATATCAATGTCCAGATGGCGCTGGTGCTGGATAATGTACTGGCATTTGATCGGATTAAGCGGCTAAGTGAGCGGCTGGAGCAGGAAAAAACCTATCTGACCGATGAGATCAAGACTAACCACAATTTCGGGGAAATCATTGGCCACAGCCCAGCCATTCAGCGTGTATTTACCCATATCGAACAGGTAGCAGCTACAGATGCCACCGTGTTGATTATGGGCGAGACCGGAACGGGCAAGGAATTGGTAGCCCGTGCCGTGCACAATCGCTCACCCCGCAAGAGGCATGCCATTATCAAGATCAACTGCGCGGCCTTACCCGCTCAGCTAATTGAATCGGAATTGTTTGGCCACGAAAGAGGTAGCTTTACGGGCGCAACTGAAAAACGGATCGGTAAATTTGAGCTGGCGAATGGAGGAACCTTGTTTCTGGATGAGATTGGCGAATTACCCCTTGAATTACAGGCGAAGATCCTACGGGCTATTCAGGAAAAGGAAATTGAGCGCATCGGTGGCAAAAGTACTATACATATCGATGTCAGGATTATTGCAGCTACTAATCGGAATTTGCAACAGGAGGTAGCCGGGGGGCGATTCAGGTCAGATCTGTACTACCGGCTCAATGTGTTTCCAATTCTTGTACCGCCCCTGCGCGAACGGACCGAAGATATTCAGATGCTGGCTCTGCATTTTCTGAAAGGCATTAGTAAAAAGCTAGGAAAACCTCTGACTGGTATTGCCACCGATTCCATGAATCAACTACTTACGTATGACTGGCCAGGAAACATCCGGGAACTGGAGCATGTACTTGAGAGAGCCGCTATTTTGTCACGATCAACTACGTTGGAGCTGGCCGAGCCACTCCGTTCGGTCTTACTGGCTAATGGTCCACTGGATACAGGGCAACGCATCGAACACATACAGCCTATCGACGATACCATGCGATCCGCGATCCTCGCTGCTCTGACTCAATCGGGCGGGCGCATCCGGGGGAGGGGAGGAGCAGCCGAATTACTGAATCTCAAACCAACAACTCTGGAAGCCCGGATCAAAAAATTAGGGATCAGCATGCCACCAAGATACACAAATGTCTGA